The Microbacterium sp. SORGH_AS_0428 genome contains the following window.
CAGGCAGATCGGTGGTGTCGAACCCCTGTTCATCCCGGGGCCGGACGAGCACGATGTGCGCGCATGCGAAGATCGCGCGGGCCGCAGTGCGCGCGGGGACGGTCAGCCGACCGCCCGTCAGGATCCGTGCGATGCCGTCCTCCAGCTCGGCGACCACAGCCAGGCCGTCCGCGCGGAACGGCTCGTGCGCATCGCCGAACATGAGCTCGCGCTGGTACACCGCCGCATCCGCGGTGCGGCGCGCGGCCGTTTCGAAGAGCGGGGTCAGGGCGGCATGAACGGCTTCAGCCGCGTCCGGAATCGACCGGGCGGCCTCCAGCCCGCGGTGCACGGCTCGGCGGACGTCCTCGTTGCGCACCATGAGCAGCAGTTCCGCCTTGGTGGCGGCGTAGCGGAACACGGTCCCCGCGGCCACATCCGCGCGATCCGCCACCTGCTGCGTCGTCACACGCGCGTAGCCGAACTCGTCGAACAGATCACGCGCGGCAGCGAAGATCCGCTCCCGCTTCAGCTGCTTCGCGCGCTCGCGGCGCCCTGCATCGTCCGACACAAATGAGTCAACTCAACAATGAGTCCACTCATTCCCGTTTCGGGGAAGATCGCTCAGCCGTCGGCCTGGCCGGCGATCACCCGGATGAGGCGATCCACGGCCGTGGCGTAGCCCTGCACGCCCTCGCCGACGACGTGGACGATCGCGACGTCGCGCACGTACGAGTGATGCCGGAACTCCTCACGAGCGGTGACATCGGAGATGTGCACCTCCGCGACCGGGAGCGAGACACCGCTGAGCGCATCACGAAGCACGACGGAGGTGTGGGTGAGACCGCCCGGGTTGATCACGATCCCCGCGCAGTCCTCGCGCGCGGCATGGATCTCGTCGAGCAGGACGCCCTCGTGATTGCTCTGCACGGCCCGCATCTGGAAGCCGTGCGCAGCAGCGGCTTCCGACGCGATGCGCTCGACATCCGCGAGCGTCGCCGTCCCGTAGATGCCGGGCTCGCGCGTCCCGAGCAGATTCAGATTCGGGCCGTTGACGAGCAGGAGGCGACGTGCGGTGGTCACGCTCGCACGCTACCAGGAGCGCGGGTCGGCCGCCGCCTTCAGCCCGCGACCTCCTGATACGCCGCGAACAGCAGTGATTCGTCGGGAGCCTGCAGCACGGTCGGGCGCGCGATGTCGTCCAGCACGATGAAGCGCAGCATGCCGCCACGGGACTTCTTGTCGCGCTGCATCGTCGCCAGCAGTTGCGGCCAGGCCCCGGCGCGATAGCTCGTGGGGAGTCCGAGCGACTCGAGGATCTCGCGATGACGCACCGCAGCCGCATCCGGCAGCCGCCCCGCCAGACGCGAGAGCTCGGCGGCGTACACCATGCCGATGGAGATGGCGGCGCCATGGCGCCAGCGGTAGCGCTCCGCGTG
Protein-coding sequences here:
- a CDS encoding helix-turn-helix domain-containing protein, with protein sequence MSDDAGRRERAKQLKRERIFAAARDLFDEFGYARVTTQQVADRADVAAGTVFRYAATKAELLLMVRNEDVRRAVHRGLEAARSIPDAAEAVHAALTPLFETAARRTADAAVYQRELMFGDAHEPFRADGLAVVAELEDGIARILTGGRLTVPARTAARAIFACAHIVLVRPRDEQGFDTTDLPVQIAQIVAGYRAGAADTAADPTAN
- the aroQ gene encoding type II 3-dehydroquinate dehydratase; amino-acid sequence: MTTARRLLLVNGPNLNLLGTREPGIYGTATLADVERIASEAAAAHGFQMRAVQSNHEGVLLDEIHAAREDCAGIVINPGGLTHTSVVLRDALSGVSLPVAEVHISDVTAREEFRHHSYVRDVAIVHVVGEGVQGYATAVDRLIRVIAGQADG